Within Sphingobium sp. SCG-1, the genomic segment CCACCTGTCCGAGCACCCGCGCCAGCACCGGCGCCTGTGCAGCCGAAGGACTGGCGCGACTGGCCCCTGACGGCGGGGGAGTGGCGCTATCAGACGGGGGGATCGTCCAGTAGCGCGACTTTTGGCGTCGCGGGCGCTTTGCCTGTATTGACGATACGGTGCGAGCTGCCTTTGCGGCAGTTTGTGTTCGCGCCGGCTGCGGCGAGAGTGGCAGGGCAGATGGTTGTGCGGACGACCTTCGGTGTGGCGTCGTGGCCGTTGCAGGCGTCGACCGCGAACCCGGCGCAGTTCGTTGCCGTGCGGGCCGGGAGCGACCCGGCGCTCGACCAGATTGCGTTCAGCAGGGGGCGGTTTGTGGTCGAAGTACCAGGCGCTGCGCCGCTGGTTCTACCGACATGGGCGGAAATCACGCGGGTGATCGAGGATTGCAGGGGTTGACCATGCCGCAGGTTTCGCCGCACGAGCGAGCAAGTATGATGGCAAAAAAGATTATTTCAAGCCTTGATCGAAAGTCGCAATTGATTCACTAATCGGGTGTCGCCGGAACAGGCAACTGCCCAAACCGGCACGCAGTGTTCAACATAGCGAAAGGAGGTGATCCGATGTCTCATGGTTCAGTATTGGGGTCGGTCAAGTCCATTCAGGAAACGCGCCGCTGAGCGACGCCTTTAGCGTCGATTTTCGAAAATCCGGCATCATTTTACCGTCAGCGCGGTGGGTGCCTCTGTATCGAAAATAGCGCGATCAACGTTTCCCTTGGGCGGCATTTCCGGCCGCTGACCATGCAAATGATGGGCCGTCGGGCATGACCCGGCGGCCCCTCTCATGCTTGCGGTACATGCCCTCTATTCAGTCGCACAGTATGTGGGCGCACTCAGTGTAATGTGCGTGCGAGAGTTATCGCCAGTATGGAATGCAGCATAGCTCACTTGGACAGCTTTGGTCGTTTGCCGCGCCGCCGACACGAATGGTATTCGCCGGAGCGACGCATTCCTGAGCAGGCGACGGAATGGTGGTATGCCCGGACATTCGCGTGATGATTAATGCCGCGCAGCAATTAGAAGCGCTAACTCAATTCCTTGGAGCGGCGTGCATAGGCGGCTTGCCATAGCATCAGGCAGGGAACGACGCCGAGTTCCATGGCAAGGCCGAGCAGATGGCCCTTTGACGGCGCGCCGACCGACAATAGCGAGTAGGCCCGTGCGAGGCCGCCAATCACAACGAACATGCCGAGCATCCGAAAGCGTTCGCCCTTCATCTCGATGTTCGGCACGCAGGAACAGAAAGCGAGGCCAACGCCGAAGAATATGCCACTCATGTAGCGGAAGTGGCTGTCCAGATCGACAGGCGCCGCACCCACGCCGCGCAGCCATTGCGGACCGTGCAATATGCCCGTGCTGCCCGTCACCAGCGGCACGATGCAGGCGAGGGCAACGATAACCTGCAAAAGACGCTTTTCGATCATGCGCCTTCATCCTCCTCCGCTTTGTGGAAGAGGACTTCGTTGCGGATGTGAATGGTGCGAGACGCCAAGCGAATCTCGATGATGAAGGTGACGAACGCCGCTGCCTGCAGCATCATCGCAGCAATGAAGAGGAACGCTATCGGACGACCGATATGGCCGTGGAACAGCTCGGACCCGAACAGGAGGATGACGACTAGGCAAACCGATGCGCCACTCGCAACGGTCAGGAAGATCGCGCTGTTCACCACGGTCATGCGGCGGTCGAGCTTGCGGATCTCATCGACGAATCGGTCATGTTCCTTGCCACGCGTCGCCAATACGAGACTTTCAACGACGCGGGCGCGGTCGATCACACGGGCGAGCCGACCGGTGCAGACGTTGAGAAACGCGCCGAGTCCCGCAAGCAGGAAAACCGGGGCAAGGGCGAGTTGGATCGTTTGCGCGACTTGAGCGACTTGCGGCATCGGAATCACAGAATGGCTGTCTCCGCTTCCGGAGCCGGCGTGGGCGCAACTGCATGTGGCGCCAGACCCCAGCCGAACTGCGCCCAAAGGCGCTCATGACCGTAGTACAGGAGAATCTTGGTGACGACTTCGGTCGAGGCGATCGCGCCCGCTGCCTTGACATCATGCGTGAAGAACAGGCCCAGGAGGAATGTGTCGATGCTGCCGAGGGTGCGCCAGCTTACGGCTTTTGCGAAGGACCGGGGATTGGATTCCTTGCCTCTGAAAAGCAGCATCGCGATTCCTTGGGTCTAGGAGGGGTGGGGTTTTGAAGGGCAGGATGGCCGCCGGACGGCGCAAACCGTCCGGCGGAAAGCAATTTCAGACCGCGGCTTTCGTATTCGGCGTATTGACGCCCATGCTCTGGAGGTAGCGTTTCACGTTGCGCGCTGCCTGGCGCAGCCGCTGCTCGTTCTCGACCATAGCGATGCGGACATAGCCTTCGCCGTCCTCGCCATAGCCGACGCCGGGCGCGACCGCGACCTTGGCATGGGTGAGCAGCTGCTTGGAGAACTCCAGGCTGCCCATATCTTTCAAGGCTGGAGGCAAGGGCGCCCATGCGAACATGGATGCACGCGGAGCGGGGATGTCCCATCCGGCGCGTGCGAAGCTTTCGACCAATATGTCGCGGCGCTTGTGATAGAGTTCGCGGTTCTTCTGGACGATATCCTGCGGGCCGTTCAACGCGGCACAGGCGGCGGCCTGAATGGGGGTGAAGGCACCATAGTCGAGGTAGCTTTTCACGCGTGTCATCGCCGCGATCAGCGTCTTGTTGCCGACTGCGAAGCCGATGCGCCAGCCTGCCATGGAGTAGGTCTTGCTAAGCGAGGTGAACTCCACCGCAACATCTTTCGCGCCCGGCACCTGTAGGATGGAAGGCGTCGGATTGCCGTCGAAATACAGTTCCGAATAGGCAAGGTCGGACAAGATCCAGACCTTGTTCTCCTTCGCCCAGGCGACCAGCCGCTCGTAGAAGGCGAGATCGACGGTCTCGGCGGTCGGATTCGACGGATAGTTGACGACCAGGATCGACGGGCGCGGCACGGTGAACGCCATGGCGCGATCGAGCGAGCGGAAATACTGCTCATCAGGCGTGGTTGGCACCGAACGGATCGTGGCCCCGGCGATGATGAAGCCGAAGGTGTGGATCGGATAACTTGGGTTAGGCGCGAGCACGACATCGCCGGGTGCAGTGATCGCGGTGGCGAGGCTCGCCAATCCTTCCTTCGATCCCATCGTCACGACGACTTCCGTCTCGGGATCGACGTCTACACCGAAGCGCCGCCCGTAATAATTCGCCTGCGCCTTGCGGAGACCCGGAATACCCTTCGACGCGGAATAGCCATGCGCGTCGGGCTTTTGCGCCACCTCCACCAGTTTCGCGATGACGTGATCGGGCGGCGGCAAGTCGGGATTGCCCATGCCAAGATCGATGATGTCCTCACCCGCCGCACGCGCCGCGGCCCGCATCGCGTTCACTTCGGCGATGACATAAGGGGGCAGGCGTTTCATGCGGTAGAATTCTTCGGACATTGGTCGATACTTTCCTTGGGTTGTGCGTAGTAGCCCTAGTTGCCTATTGTGCGTAGTCTCCAGCGGATGGCAAAGTGCTCACACTGGAGCGAGTGCGGTATAGACCGGTGCAGCACGGCTGGCCAGAAGAAGCGCGCGGTTTTCTGCGCAGGAGAGTGTGATGGCGAAGGCGGATAAAAAGCAGCGTGCGGCAAAGGAAGAGGCTGCTGCTGCTCCTGAAGCGGAAGCCGCGCCGGAAAAGCCGAAGTCCGCGCAAACGTCGGCCTTCAAGCCAGCCGATGCCATTACCGGGGCGGTGCTGCCGACACTTGAACAGATGCAGCAATGGACTCATGCAATCGGTCGGGCGCAGCAGATGATGCTTGAGCACAGCACGCGGCAGGTTGCACGTGGCGAACCGCCGTTCGACGCCACCGCCGTTGCCCGCGTGCAGACCGACTACATCAACGAAAGCGTCGCGATGTGGCAGCGTTTCGTTGATGGATCGGGCTGGCTTAAAAGCAACCCTGATCCCGCGCCCGCCGACAGCCCGGCCGCGCGCAAGGACCGGCGCTTTGCCGATCCCGCTTGGCAGCAGCATCCGTTCTTCGATCTCATTCGGCAGAGCTATCTCCTGACGTCGGATTATCTGACGCGGCTGGTCGATAACGTCGATGGCGTCGACCCGAAGCAAAAGGCGCAGCTTCGCTTTGTCACCAACGGCATCATCGATGCGCTTTCACCCAGCAATTTTCCGATGACCAATCCCAAGGTCCTGGAAAAAACGCTGGAGAGCGGCGGCGAGAATCTGGTCAAGGGCATCAAGCATATGCTCGCCGACATGGAGAAGGGCCAACTCACGCACACCGACGGCACTCAGTTCGAAGTGGGGCGCAACATCGCCGCTACACCGGGCAAGGTGATCCATGAAACGCCGCTCTATCAGTTGATCCAATATACGCCGACGACCGAGACGGTGCTGAAGACGCCGCTCATTATCTTCCCGCCATGGATCAACCGCTTTTACATTCTCGACCTCGCGCCCGAAAAGAGTCTCGTGAAATGGGTCGTGGATCAGGGGATCACGCTTTTCATGGTCTCTTGGAAATCGGCGGACGAAAGTCTGATCGACATTCAGTGGGACGATTACATCCTGAAGGGGCAGGTGGACGCGATCGACACGGTCCGTGACTTGCTGGATGTGGAGAGCGTCCACACCGTCGGCTATTGCGTGGCGGGCACGACCCTTGCGGCGACGCTGGCGCTGCTCGCCGCGCGCGAGGAAGCGGACAAGGTGGCGAGCGCGACGTTCTTTACCGCGCAGGTCGATTTCGCACAAGCAGGCGACCTCACGCTGTTCGTCAATGACGAGCAACTGGCGGTGATCGAGAAGCTGACGACCTCGGGCGTGCTGGACGGCCGCTATATGGCCGCGACGTTCAACCTGCTGCGCGGGCGCGACCTCATTTGGAACTATGTCGTCAACAATTACCTGATGGGGCAGGATTATGCGCCGTTCGACTTGCTCTACTGGAACGGCGACACGACGAACCTGCCCGCGAAATGGCACCGCAGCTATTTGAAGGATCTGTATCGCGACAATAAGCTGGTGATCTCGAATGCGATCAGCATCGATGGAACGCCGATCAACCTGACGCTTGTGAAAACCCCGGTCTATATCCAGGCGGGTAAGGAGGATCATATCGCACCGCCGCAAAGCGTGTGGAAACTGGTCGATCACTTCACGGGGCCGCACCGGTTCGTGCTGGCAGGATCTGGGCATATCGCCGGAGTCGTCAATCCGCCCGCCGCGAACAAATATCAGTATTGGACCTCTGCCACACCTGCCACATCTCTGGAGGAATTCACGGCCAAGGCACAGGAAACGCCCGGAAGTTGGTGGCCGGATTGGGTGGAGTGGCTGCGCGGCCACGATCCCGAAACCGTGGAGGTGCGTGGGGCGCGGCGTCCGGGCGAGGGGCGACTCCCCGCCATTGAAGACGCTCCTGGGCGTTATGTAAGGAGCCGTTGATACCAGCGATTATTGCCCTACGATTTCATCCTCGTGACGTTTTTGCTGCACTGCAACAAAAGCCTTGATTCGTTTGTATGTTTCCTATATTGTGCAGTGCAGCATTGATGGGAGACCGTTTGTGGCGGACGAACCAAAGAAGACCAGGACGAGGAATGTGAAGCCGGCGCCCGTTGGCGGCAAGGGCGTCGCCCTTACTGCGCGACAGGCCCTGCAGGCTTCCGAGAAGGCGACCGGCCAGGCTGCGAAGCCGGCTCCGGTGAAGCCCTCCGTCGTATCGAAGGCTAAAGAAATCGCGGTCAAGGCGCCTGTAAAGGCTCCTGTCGCAAAGAAGGTCGCGGCTAACCCCGTGGCGGTAACAGCGCCTGCCGCAAAGGCGCCCCTCGTGAAAGCTCCTGTCGCACAGGTGGAGGTTCCGGTTCTGCCGGCGGCCGCTGCCGCCAACGCCGTTACAACCGACAAGGTAGCGCAAGATACTCCCACCTCGCAGATCACATCCGCGCCGGAGACGGAAAAGTCCGCACTCCCGGCGGCAGCAGAAGGAACGAAAACCGTGAACGACGTTATCGAGAACACCAAGAAGTACACCGACGAAGCCAAAACCCGCTTCCAGTCCGCCTTCGCCGATATGAACGAGAAGGCGAAGAGCGGCGTCGAGAAGTCGACCAAGGCAATCGAGGAAATGGCAGACATTGCCAAGGGCAACGTCGAAGCCATCGTAGAATCCGGCAAGATCGCGGCCAAGGGCGTTGAAGCCATGGGCCAGGACGCCGCCGAATATGGCCGTCTGACCTTCGAGAAGGCCAGCGCAACGATGAAGAGCCTGGCCGCCGTTAAGTCGCCGACCGAATTCTTCCAGCTTCAGAGCGAAATGCTCTCCAGTGCGTTCGACGCCTTTGCCAAGGAAAGCGCGAAGACCAGCGAAGCGCTCATCAAGCTCGCCGGTGAAGTCGCGCAGCCGATCAGCAGCCGCGTTTCGATCGTGACCGACAAGGTCAAGTCGCTCGCGGCCTGACGCCTGATCTTCGGGCGGTATGCCGCTCGAAGGCTTGTAATTGCAAGGGGCGGTTGCTTCCACGGGAGCAGCCGCCCTTTTCTTGTCAGGTCTGTGCGCATGGGAGCACGCGGGCAGTCGCCGTCTTTTGATGGTGAACGGGGAGCGCAACCCCTTGCGCTGCACCCGATAGTTGCCATATCCTGACTTGGCATGAGCAAGCAGACCCTAGAAAACTGGCGGACGGCGCGTATGAGCGACGACGGCAAAGATGATGAAGGCGGCACGGGCACCACAGGTCCGGGCGTTGGCATAGCGACGCGCACGCGTACGCGGACCAAGAAGCCATCGCTCTACAAGGTGCTGATGCTCAATGACGACTACACGCCGATGGAATTCGTGGTTCACGTCCTGCAAAGCTTCTTCAAGATGGACATGGAGGAAGCGACGCGTGTGATGCTGCATGTGCATCAACGCGGCGTCGGCGTCTGCGGCATATTCAGCTACGAAGTCGCCGAGACCAAGGTCAATCAGGTGATGGACTTCGCACGGCAGAACCAGCACCCGCTGCAATGCACGCTGGAGAAGGCGTAAGCGTTGACATTGGAAGGTGCCTGATCTGATCTCGGCTAATTACCGCCGTTTCAAAGATCGTGGGGACGGCCTGAGCCGGAAACGTGCGACCGTTCCATCGGTTAGCGGGATAATTGCGCTTTTCATTAGCTTTTAGTCTAACTCCGGCGCTCTTACCGCCCGCCTTTTAGCTGGCGTTAATGATCTCGCCATATTTCAACCATCCATGAAGATGCCGTTGAAATCGCAAGATCTTTCACTCCTCCGGCGCTTGGCAAGTTTGACGCCGTACATCCTCCGGCTGATTGCCCTCCTGATCGCCTCACTATCCCCGCCCGCGATCGCCTGCCAGGTCACGACGCCTACCGCTGTAAACATCGGCACCTACTCGCCCTCCGCAGTGAAGGTGGGCAACGCTCCGCTGACTAAGACCGGCGCGGGCTTTAGCTGCGAGAGCGCCAATGTCCTTACGCTGCTCAGCGGCAACTTCCTGAAGGCTAGGGTGAAGAGCGACGCTACGCTCGTTCTCACCTCGGCCACCGCGACGGACAGGATATCCTATCGCCTGTTCGCCGATGCGGCCGCCACGACCGAATTGAAGCCCGGAATCGCGGCTTATTACATGGAGGGGACTGTGGTGAACCTCCTGAACCTGCTGGGTCCGGCGCGATTGACGTGCCCGTGTATTTCCGGCTTGCCAGCACCGGATTTGTGAAGCCCGACACCTACAAGGGCAGCTTTTCGGTAAAATGGGACTGGTACTTCTGCAATGGAATCGGCTTGCTTGGATGGTGCCCGGCAGGCCTGACGCGGACAGCAAGTCCGTGACCGTCAACGTGACGCTGAGCGTGGAACCCAAACCGCCGCTCATCACTGTGGCGATGGGCCCGACAAGCTGGAACGCGCTGGAAGGCACGCTCCGGCCCAAAGCGATTCCCGGCAGCAAGCGGCGCGTTACCCTGACGATCACCAATCCCGACGTCGTACCGACCGAGGTCAGCACTTTATCGGTTGTTTTGCCTACGCCCGCCTATATGGCCGTTGCTCTGGGTGGCGACGGCACAGGATCGGGGGCGGTGGTCCAGACGAGCGAGGGAAGCCCTGCGTCCACTCTCACCATGACCTATAGCGCGCCAAGCAGCACGACCGATAATGTTGACTTCTCCAGCAATGGCGGAACCGATTGGAGCTATGCTCCGGTGGCCGGGAACGCTGTGGCCCAATCGGCCGTTACGCATATCCGCTTCCGGCCGCAGGGTAGCATGGCGGCGCAATCCTCCTATTCGATCTCCATACCCTATTCCGTCATGTGACCGATGTGGGCGTGTCGCGTCTCAGCCGACCGCCGCCGCATAGAGCGCGGTCGCGTCTCAGCCGACCGCCGCCGCATAGAGCGCGATCGCCGCGGCATTTGAGACGTTCAGCGACTCCATGCGCGGGCTGATCGGCAGCTTCGCCAAGATGTCGCAATGCGCCATGCTGTTGTGACGCAGCCCTTCGCCTTCCGCGCCCAGCACCAGGGCCACGCGCGATTCGCCGATAGCCTTGTCGAGCGTTACCTCGGCTTCGCCATCCAGACCGATGCGCCAGTAATTCGCCTCCGCAATCTCATCGAGCGCCCGGGCCAGATTGACGACACGCACCCACGGCACGATCTCCAGCGCGCCGGATGCCGCGCGGGCCAGAACGCCCGTTTCGGCAGGGGAATGGCGGTCCTGCGTCACGATCCCCAATGCGTCGAAAGCAGCGGCCGAGCGCAGGATCGCGCCGACATTATGCGGGTCCGTCACCTGATCGAGCACCAGGATCGGCCGGCTGTCATCGCGCCCTTCCTCCAGAATGTCGCCCAGCCAGATGTCGTCCAGCGGCTCCACCTCGGCGACGATGCCCTGATGCGGCGCGTCCGACGGCACCATCCGGCCAAGGTCGGCGACATCGGCATAGACGATGGGCAGGACAGGCGGGAGTTCCAGCGCGGCCAAGGCCTCCCGCGTCCCCCATATCTTGCGCACGATGCGGTTCTCATTGGCGAGCGCTGCAGTGACCGCATGACGGCCATAGAAGCGGGGGAATCCCCCCTTGGGCTTTCCGGTACGATGTCCTCTTTTCATGGGCGCGTTCTTTTCACGGGAAGCATTGACAGGCAAGCCTCCTTTCGTCATTGAGCGCCCTCCCGATCGCGATACGGCACGATTTTTCGGCCGCGGCGGTTATGGACAGGTGGCCGAGTGGTTAAAGGCAGCAGACTGTAAATCTGCCCGGGTTTCCCGTACGCTGGTTCGAATCCAGCCCTGTCCACCAATTTCCTATCTGCCGGTATCCCTAGACATCCATGGAAACTCTTGGATTTCTGCGGTATATTACCCCTATTCCGTCCCCGCACGACCATCGCGATCCACTCTCATCCGATGCCCTGTGTGGGGAAGGTGTGGGGAAAGATGTCAGCTTCCCCACACTTGAGTTTTCCGGAACGGCCCGAAGGAATGTGGGGAAGGAAATGGGCAAGCTCTCGGCGGTAGCGGTGAAGGCCGCTTCGAAGAATCCTGGCACCTATCAGGACGGTGACGGTCTTTTCCTGAAAGTGGGGAAGAGCGGTGCAGCATCATGGCTGCTTCGAGTCCAGCAGGATGGCAAGCGAAGGGACATCGGGATCGGCAGCGCGAAGCTCGTGACGCTGGCTGAGGCGCGCGAGAAGGCCAACCAGTTGCGCAAGGCTGTCAAGGTCGAGAAGCGTGATGTGCTCGTTGAGAAGAAGGATGAAGCCGCAGCGAGAGTGACGTTAAAGGAAGCGGCGCTTCAATACCATTCCGAGAACGAGGCAGGCTGGAAGAGCGACGTCTACACCCGCCAATGGCTCGCGAGCTTGCAGAACTATGTCTTTCCCAAGCTAGGCAACATACCGACGGGCAGCATCACAACTGCCGATATAATCGAAGTCCTGACCCCGATCTGGCAGGAAATCCCCGAAACCGCGCGCCAGGTACGCAACCGGATCTGCGCGGTGCTGGACTACGCACACGCCAAGGGCTGGCGCTCCCGCGAAGCCCCATCGGGAAATGGAAGCTTGAAAGCCGGACGCGGCTTACCCCGGCA encodes:
- the phaP gene encoding phasin family protein (Members of this family are phasins (small proteins associated with inclusions such as PHA granules). Note that several different families of phasins have been named PhaP despite very little sequence similarity to each other.); amino-acid sequence: MKPAPVGGKGVALTARQALQASEKATGQAAKPAPVKPSVVSKAKEIAVKAPVKAPVAKKVAANPVAVTAPAAKAPLVKAPVAQVEVPVLPAAAAANAVTTDKVAQDTPTSQITSAPETEKSALPAAAEGTKTVNDVIENTKKYTDEAKTRFQSAFADMNEKAKSGVEKSTKAIEEMADIAKGNVEAIVESGKIAAKGVEAMGQDAAEYGRLTFEKASATMKSLAAVKSPTEFFQLQSEMLSSAFDAFAKESAKTSEALIKLAGEVAQPISSRVSIVTDKVKSLAA
- a CDS encoding spore coat protein U domain-containing protein, whose translation is MASLTPYILRLIALLIASLSPPAIACQVTTPTAVNIGTYSPSAVKVGNAPLTKTGAGFSCESANVLTLLSGNFLKARVKSDATLVLTSATATDRISYRLFADAAATTELKPGIAAYYMEGTVVNLLNLLGPARLTCPCISGLPAPDL
- a CDS encoding PHA/PHB synthase family protein, with product MQQWTHAIGRAQQMMLEHSTRQVARGEPPFDATAVARVQTDYINESVAMWQRFVDGSGWLKSNPDPAPADSPAARKDRRFADPAWQQHPFFDLIRQSYLLTSDYLTRLVDNVDGVDPKQKAQLRFVTNGIIDALSPSNFPMTNPKVLEKTLESGGENLVKGIKHMLADMEKGQLTHTDGTQFEVGRNIAATPGKVIHETPLYQLIQYTPTTETVLKTPLIIFPPWINRFYILDLAPEKSLVKWVVDQGITLFMVSWKSADESLIDIQWDDYILKGQVDAIDTVRDLLDVESVHTVGYCVAGTTLAATLALLAAREEADKVASATFFTAQVDFAQAGDLTLFVNDEQLAVIEKLTTSGVLDGRYMAATFNLLRGRDLIWNYVVNNYLMGQDYAPFDLLYWNGDTTNLPAKWHRSYLKDLYRDNKLVISNAISIDGTPINLTLVKTPVYIQAGKEDHIAPPQSVWKLVDHFTGPHRFVLAGSGHIAGVVNPPAANKYQYWTSATPATSLEEFTAKAQETPGSWWPDWVEWLRGHDPETVEVRGARRPGEGRLPAIEDAPGRYVRSR
- a CDS encoding LL-diaminopimelate aminotransferase, translated to MSEEFYRMKRLPPYVIAEVNAMRAAARAAGEDIIDLGMGNPDLPPPDHVIAKLVEVAQKPDAHGYSASKGIPGLRKAQANYYGRRFGVDVDPETEVVVTMGSKEGLASLATAITAPGDVVLAPNPSYPIHTFGFIIAGATIRSVPTTPDEQYFRSLDRAMAFTVPRPSILVVNYPSNPTAETVDLAFYERLVAWAKENKVWILSDLAYSELYFDGNPTPSILQVPGAKDVAVEFTSLSKTYSMAGWRIGFAVGNKTLIAAMTRVKSYLDYGAFTPIQAAACAALNGPQDIVQKNRELYHKRRDILVESFARAGWDIPAPRASMFAWAPLPPALKDMGSLEFSKQLLTHAKVAVAPGVGYGEDGEGYVRIAMVENEQRLRQAARNVKRYLQSMGVNTPNTKAAV
- the rlmB gene encoding 23S rRNA (guanosine(2251)-2'-O)-methyltransferase RlmB, which produces MKRGHRTGKPKGGFPRFYGRHAVTAALANENRIVRKIWGTREALAALELPPVLPIVYADVADLGRMVPSDAPHQGIVAEVEPLDDIWLGDILEEGRDDSRPILVLDQVTDPHNVGAILRSAAAFDALGIVTQDRHSPAETGVLARAASGALEIVPWVRVVNLARALDEIAEANYWRIGLDGEAEVTLDKAIGESRVALVLGAEGEGLRHNSMAHCDILAKLPISPRMESLNVSNAAAIALYAAAVG
- a CDS encoding DUF2061 domain-containing protein; the encoded protein is MLLFRGKESNPRSFAKAVSWRTLGSIDTFLLGLFFTHDVKAAGAIASTEVVTKILLYYGHERLWAQFGWGLAPHAVAPTPAPEAETAIL
- the clpS gene encoding ATP-dependent Clp protease adapter ClpS, whose product is MSDDGKDDEGGTGTTGPGVGIATRTRTRTKKPSLYKVLMLNDDYTPMEFVVHVLQSFFKMDMEEATRVMLHVHQRGVGVCGIFSYEVAETKVNQVMDFARQNQHPLQCTLEKA
- a CDS encoding DUF4345 domain-containing protein — encoded protein: MIEKRLLQVIVALACIVPLVTGSTGILHGPQWLRGVGAAPVDLDSHFRYMSGIFFGVGLAFCSCVPNIEMKGERFRMLGMFVVIGGLARAYSLLSVGAPSKGHLLGLAMELGVVPCLMLWQAAYARRSKELS
- a CDS encoding tyrosine-type recombinase/integrase, with the protein product METLGFLRYITPIPSPHDHRDPLSSDALCGEGVGKDVSFPTLEFSGTARRNVGKEMGKLSAVAVKAASKNPGTYQDGDGLFLKVGKSGAASWLLRVQQDGKRRDIGIGSAKLVTLAEAREKANQLRKAVKVEKRDVLVEKKDEAAARVTLKEAALQYHSENEAGWKSDVYTRQWLASLQNYVFPKLGNIPTGSITTADIIEVLTPIWQEIPETARQVRNRICAVLDYAHAKGWRSREAPSGNGSLKAGRGLPRQVKSRENRKSMPYIAVPGFITALRRKPSFGRLALEFLILTGVRSQEVRLATWAEFDLDGHHWAIPADHMKRGKAHVVPLSNAALAVLTKARALQLPDTDVVFPGVAGNPMSDMTLLKVLRDMSEPFHVHGFRSSFTDWAANEGFADAVVEAALAHKTPDAVQAAYRRTTYLGTANQPGARVKLMEAWGSYCVSRS
- a CDS encoding DUF2721 domain-containing protein, which encodes MIPMPQVAQVAQTIQLALAPVFLLAGLGAFLNVCTGRLARVIDRARVVESLVLATRGKEHDRFVDEIRKLDRRMTVVNSAIFLTVASGASVCLVVILLFGSELFHGHIGRPIAFLFIAAMMLQAAAFVTFIIEIRLASRTIHIRNEVLFHKAEEDEGA